The Roseimicrobium gellanilyticum genome contains a region encoding:
- a CDS encoding 3'-5' exoribonuclease domain-containing protein, with protein MSYIMVDVESDGPIPGDFSMVCFGAVVVEPELGQTFYGRLRPISEKWIPEALAVSGFTREEVQAFAEPVEVMSDFATWLKEHSQGQPMFISDNNGFDWQFINWYFHHFTGANPFGFSSTNLGSLYKGLVKDTFQNFKHLRRTKHTHDPVDDARGNAEALLTMKAEMGLKVRL; from the coding sequence ATGAGCTACATCATGGTCGACGTAGAATCCGATGGTCCCATTCCCGGGGACTTTTCGATGGTCTGTTTCGGCGCTGTGGTGGTGGAGCCGGAACTCGGGCAGACGTTTTACGGACGGCTGAGGCCGATCTCAGAAAAGTGGATCCCAGAAGCGCTGGCGGTAAGTGGATTCACTCGTGAGGAGGTACAGGCATTTGCGGAGCCCGTTGAAGTCATGAGCGACTTTGCGACATGGCTGAAGGAGCACTCGCAGGGCCAGCCCATGTTCATCTCGGACAACAACGGGTTCGACTGGCAGTTCATCAATTGGTACTTCCATCACTTCACCGGAGCCAATCCCTTCGGCTTCTCCTCCACAAATCTCGGGTCTCTGTACAAAGGGCTGGTGAAGGATACCTTTCAGAACTTCAAGCACTTGAGGCGTACGAAGCACACCCACGATCCGGTGGATGATGCCCGGGGAAATGCAGAGGCGCTGCTCACCATGAAGGCTGAGATGGGCCTGAAAGTGCGCTTGTAG